A genomic region of Larus michahellis chromosome 21, bLarMic1.1, whole genome shotgun sequence contains the following coding sequences:
- the RBM15 gene encoding RNA-binding protein 15, giving the protein MKGKERSPAKAKRSRGGGGGGGEDSASSSSSARGERSSKKPSGSGGSNGSGGKAAAAAAASNESNSGSSRRALHPDKAGRAGSREYEAGAAAAAGGGGSRHGYGSGKTAEASRSSGSRGGGGESRAAAAAPSSSSSESGGGGEYKTLKISELGSALSDEAVEDGLFHEFKRFGDVSVKISRLPPGTGAADERVAFVNFRRPEDARAAKHARGRLVLYDRPLKIEAVYVGGGGGSSRRRSSRSPALLDKESPYGTTAVGVAAAAAAAVRHPPAGATQRALSPAGSGGALGYRDYRLQQLALGRLPPPPPLPRELERERDYGGFYEARVRPAYGLERVAGVAAAGGFRGGGGGAGAASEEEISPEDDQRANRTLFLGNLDITVSESDLRRAFDRFGVITEVDIKRPGRGQTSTYGFLKFENLDMAHRAKLAMSGKVLLRNPIKIGYGKATPTTRLWVGGLGPWVPLAALAREFDRFGTIRTIDYRKGDSWAYIQYESLDAAQAACTHMRGFPLGGPDRRLRVDFADTEHRYQQPYLQPLPLPPPAHYELVAEAAAFGAHRGAPPDPLRGARDRTPPLLYRDRDRDLYPETEWVPPPPPVRDRSNRAAAYDPLESLERRRDGWSLERDRGERELGSSSRDQPRKRRLAEDGGRHLDRSPDSERSSSSRKRHCLATTSPPDRSPELLGGRERYSSDPERSSSRLLLLERPSPVRESRRGSLERGQNEKRDRKNSAERERKHRASVAAAVQECKSPAKKEERATEGGGGGSRLKPPPQKQQQDGASQAGGAPKLCLAWQGMLLLKNSNFPSNMHLLQGDLGVASSLLVEGATGGKVAQLKITQRLRLDQPKLDEVNRRIKVAGPNGYAILLAVPGASDNRSAAGAAEAATTSTQRPLRNLVSYLKQKQAAGVISLPVGGNKDKENSGVLHAFPPCDFSQQFLDSTAKALAKSEDDYLVMVIVRGAS; this is encoded by the coding sequence atgAAGGGCAAGGAGCGTTCGCCGGCCAAAGCCAAGCGctcgcggggcggcgggggcggcggcggcgaggactcggcgtcctcctcctcctcggcgcgGGGCGAGCGGAGCAGCAAGAAGCCGAGCGGCTCCGGCGGCTCCAACGGCAGCGGTGGgaaagcggcggcggcggcggcggcctccaACGAGAGCAACAGCGGGAGCAGCCGGCGCGCCCTGCACCCGGACAAGGCCGGCCGCGCCGGCAGCCGGGAGTAcgaggccggggcggcggcggcggcgggcggcgggggcagccggcACGGCTACGGCAGCGGCAAAACGGCGGAGGCGTCGCGGAGCAGCGGCAGCCGGGGCGGTGGGGGTGAGTcccgggcggcggcagcggccccgtcctcctcctcctccgagtcgggcggcggcggggagtaCAAGACGCTGAAGATCAGCGAGCTGGGCTCGGCGCTGAGCGACGAGGCGGTGGAGGACGGGCTTTTCCACGAGTTCAAGCGCTTCGGGGACGTAAGTGTCAAAATcagccgcctcccgcccggcACCGGTGCCGCCGACGAGCGCGTGGCCTTCGTCAACTTCCGCCGGCCCGAGGACGCCCGCGCTGCCAAGCACGCCCGCGGCCGCCTGGTCCTCTACGACCGCCCGCTGAAAATCGAGGCCGTCTACGTCGGGGGCGGCGGAGGGAGCAGCCGGCGACGCAGCAGCCGTTCCCCGGCGCTGCTGGACAAGGAGTCACCCTACGGCACGACGGCTGTTGGGgtggcggccgcggcggcggcggctgtaCGGCACCCACCGGCTGGGGCGACACAGCGGGCTTTGTCACCCGCCGGTAGTGGCGGGGCCCTGGGTTATCGAGACTACCGGCTGCAGCAGCTCGCCCTGGGCCGCTTGCCGCCTCCGCCCCCTCTGCCCAGGGAGTTGGAGAGGGAGAGGGACTACGGGGGTTTCTACGAAGCGCGAGTGCGGCCGGCCTATGGGCTGGAGCGGGTGGCCGGTGTGGCGGCTGCTGGGGGTTTtcgtggaggaggagggggtgctGGAGCCGCCAGCGAGGAGGAGATCAGCCCCGAGGATGACCAGAGAGCCAACCGCACGTTgttcctgggcaacctggacATCACCGTGAGCGAGTCAGATTTACGCCGAGCTTTTGACCGTTTTGGGGTCATCACCGAGGTGGACATCAAAAGGCCGGGGCGCGGGCAGACCAGCACCTATGGTTTTCTTAAATTTGAAAATCTGGACATGGCGCACCGGGCCAAGCTAGCCATGTCAGGAAAGGTGCTTCTGCGCAACCCCATCAAGATTGGGTATGGTAAAGCCACTCCGACGACCAGGCTCTGGGTTGGTGGCCTTGGGCCCTGGGTGCCCCtcgctgccctggccagggagtTTGATCGGTTTGGCACCATTCGCACTATCGATTACCGCAAAGGTGATTCTTGGGCCTATATCCAGTATGAGAGCTTGGACGCGGCGCAGGCAGCGTGCACCCACATGCGTGGTTTTCCCCTGGGTGGGCCGGATCGCCGCCTCCGCGTAGACTTTGCTGACACTGAGCATCGGTACCAGCAGCCCTACCTGCAGCCTCTGCCCTTGCCACCCCCTGCTCATTACGAGCTCGTGGCGGAGGCAGCTGCTTTTGGGGCTCACCGGGGAGCCCCACCTGATCCTCTTCGGGGGGCCCGGGACAGGACGCCACCGTTACTCTATAGAGACCGCGACAGAGACCTTTATCCTGAGACAGagtgggtgccccccccaccccctgtacGGGATAGGAGTAACCGGGCAGCTGCCTATGACCCACTGGAAAGCCTGGAGCGCCGCCGGGATGGTTGGTCCTTGGAGCGGGACCGAGGGGAGAGGGAATTGGGCAGTAGTAGTAGGGATCAGCCTAGGAAACGGAGACTGGCGGAGGATGGAGGCCGGCACTTGGACCGTTCTCCAGACAGCGAGCGCTCTTCTTCCTCCCGTAAGCGTCACTGTTTAGCCACAACCTCTCCCCCGGACCGCAGCCCTGAGCTCCTTGGAGGGAGGGAGCGTTACAGTAGTGACCCTGAGCGCTCGTCCTCCCGCTTGCTCCTGTTGGAGCGGCCCTCGCCTGTCCGGGAATCGCGCAGGGGCAGCCTGGAGCGGGGTCAAAATGAAAAGCGTGACCGCAAGAATTCTGCTGAACGGGAGCGGAAGCATCGCGCTTCTGTGGCAGCCGCTGTGCAGGAGTGCAAAAGTCCAGCCAAAAAGGAGGAACGTGCTACagaaggaggcggcggcggctcccgcctCAAACCTCCTcctcagaaacagcagcaggatggAGCGTCGCAGGCCGGAGGAGCCCCCAAGCTGTGCTTGGCCTGGCAGGGGATGCTCCTGCTGAAGAACAGCAACTTCCCGTCCAATATGCATCTGCTTCAGGGGGACCTCGGTGTTGCCAGCAGTCTCCTCGTGGAGGGAGCGACTGGTGGGAAAGTAGCTCAGCTCAAGATCACCCAACGTCTTCGTCTGGACCAGCCCAAGCTGGACGAGGTCAATCGGCGCATCAAAGTGGCGGGTCCCAACGGCTACGCCATCCTTTTGGCTGTGCCCGGTGCATCAGACAACCGCTCCGCAGCCGGAGCTGCCGAGgccgccaccacctccacccAGAGGCCACTCAGGAATCTGGTGTCCTATCTAAAGCAAAAGCAGGCTGCTGGGGTGATCAGCCTCCCTGTGGGGGGTAACAAAGACAAGGAGAACAGCGGGGTCCTGCACGCCTTTCCGCCCTGCGATTTCTCCCAGCAATTCCTGGACTCCACGGCCAAGGCGCTGGCCAAATCAGAGGACGACTATCTGGTCATGGTCATTGTCCGTGGGGCATCCTAA